In Calditerricola satsumensis, one genomic interval encodes:
- a CDS encoding DUF2249 domain-containing protein has protein sequence MERVHPPCHGDTVIIHNDRVPVFLLQELDELGFPYTVEELEDGSARVTIRKTAPKG, from the coding sequence ATGGAAAGGGTTCACCCACCGTGCCACGGTGACACGGTAATCATCCACAACGACCGCGTTCCCGTCTTTTTGCTGCAGGAGCTGGACGAACTGGGCTTCCCGTACACCGTCGAGGAGCTGGAAGACGGGTCTGCGCGCGTGACGATTCGCAAAACGGCGCCGAAAGGATGA
- a CDS encoding DUF2249 domain-containing protein gives MELDVRPQLARGEEPFDLIMKTVKSLAKEDTLILHAPFKPTPLIGVMKWKGFTHRATVTR, from the coding sequence GTGGAGCTGGATGTCCGGCCGCAGCTGGCACGCGGAGAAGAACCGTTCGACCTGATCATGAAAACAGTCAAGTCTCTCGCCAAAGAAGACACCTTAATCCTGCACGCGCCGTTTAAACCCACCCCCCTGATCGGCGTGATGAAATGGAAAGGGTTCACCCACCGTGCCACGGTGACACGGTAA
- a CDS encoding cytochrome c oxidase subunit 2A, translating to MKAPLTRSQPQHGERPAAKEEGQNLKGTFVFALGLGAFILLSWLSVYLLYLSR from the coding sequence GTGAAGGCGCCACTGACCCGTTCGCAGCCCCAACACGGGGAACGGCCAGCGGCCAAAGAAGAGGGGCAAAACCTGAAGGGAACCTTTGTCTTCGCGTTGGGACTCGGGGCATTTATCCTCCTCAGCTGGCTGTCCGTGTACTTGCTGTATCTGTCGCGGTAA
- a CDS encoding cytochrome c oxidase subunit II — protein MHLHRYEKLWLMLGVSMLVGFFVVLLYGQFVQGFMPAHGFQTIDPTKVDQTPPFNQPGVFKKGDNEYEAVLVAMAFGYQPNVIEVPAGATVHFKITTKDVVHGFQIPKTNVNAMVIPGYVSETSYTFKKPGEYLILCNEYCGVGHQMMMAKVKVTE, from the coding sequence ATGCACCTGCACCGCTATGAAAAGTTATGGCTGATGCTCGGCGTAAGCATGCTGGTGGGATTTTTTGTGGTTCTTCTTTATGGCCAGTTTGTTCAAGGCTTCATGCCTGCCCATGGGTTTCAAACGATTGATCCGACCAAGGTAGACCAGACGCCGCCGTTTAACCAGCCGGGTGTATTCAAGAAGGGGGACAACGAATACGAGGCGGTTCTGGTGGCGATGGCGTTCGGATATCAACCGAACGTGATCGAGGTTCCCGCCGGGGCCACTGTTCATTTCAAGATCACGACAAAAGATGTGGTGCACGGCTTTCAGATTCCCAAAACGAACGTCAACGCCATGGTGATCCCGGGATACGTCTCGGAGACCTCCTATACGTTCAAGAAGCCTGGGGAATATCTCATCCTCTGCAACGAGTATTGCGGCGTGGGCCATCAAATGATGATGGCCAAGGTGAAGGTCACCGAGTGA